The Erythrobacter litoralis HTCC2594 nucleotide sequence ATTCGACGCTGCCGATGCCTTCGGAGAAACTGTTGGGGTCGAAACTCGGCATCGAAGCCATGCAGAGCAGGTCGCCCGTGTCGCAATCCATCACGACGACCGAACCGCTTTCGAGACCGATCCGGCGCGCGGCATAGTCCTGAAGCGGACCGTCGATGGTCAGCTTGACGGGATTGCCTTGCACATCCGGCCGGGTGCTGAGGTCTCGCACGATACGGCCCGAGGCGGTTACCTCGACCCGGCGCGCCCCGGGCTCGCCGCGCAGGGTTTGCTCGAATTGCTTTTCCAGCCCGTCCTTGCCGATCTTGTAGCCGGGCGTAATCAGCAGCGGATTGCGATCCTCTTCATACTCCTCCGCCGACGCGGGGCCGACATAGCCGAGCAGGTGTCCCACCGAGGGGCCGGTGGGATAGAAGCGAGAAAAACCCCGCTGCGGAACGACGCCGGGCATGTCGGGGACGCGCAGCGAGACGGCAGCGAACTGCTCATAGTCGAGGCCGCTGGCAATCTCGATCGGTGCATAGCCGCGCGATTCCTCGATTTCCTTGCGCAGGTCGCGCATGCGGTTTGCGTCGAGATCGAGCAACTCACCCAGTTCGTTCAAGGTCTCCATCTTGTCGGTCATCCGCTCGGGGATGATATCGACACGAAAGTCGGCGCGGTTGGAGGCGAGGGGGGCGCCGTTGCGGTCGAGCAGCCAGCCGCGCCGCGGCGGGATCAGCGTCAGGTTGACGCGGTTGCTCTCGCTTTCGACCGCGTAACGTTCATTTTCCGCGATCGCGATATAGCCCATCCGCACCGCGAGCAGCGTGCCGATGCCGAGACCGAGTGTGCCGAGCGTGAAACTGCGGCGGTCGAAGCGATCTTTCAGGGTATTGGAACTGACGGGAAGGTGCGACGAGCCGAGAGCCATCAGCCGATAACCCTCACGCGCAAGAGCCGGAGCCTGTCGAGACCTGCCACCATGACAGCGATAATGGGGAATACGAAAATCGACAGCAAGGCCTGCGGCACAAGCCCGATCAGCATCGGCATGGAGACGTCGGCGCCCGAAAGGATGGCCCCGATTGTGAGAAAGGCAAGGAGGATCAACGTGGCCATGGCCCAGTCCTGCGCGAAATCACGCCACGGGAAGCGTGCTTCGATGGCTTCGATTGCAATCAATGCGAGCGAGTAAAGGACGATAGAGCAACCGAATGGCTGGCCGCTGAACAGGTCCGCCCAGAGACCGAGCGGGAAGCCGGCCCAGACCGGCAGGACACCCGGTCGCACCAGGCGCCAGCCAAGCAGGAAGAGGAAGCCGAGCGGCGGGACCAACGGGATCGATGCGGTCACAACGAAGAAGGGCAGGACACTGGCGATAAGGATCGAACCCCAGGGAATGATCGTCAGAAGTAAAGGGGAGTGGTCGCGATTTATCCGGCGACCGTACTGATCGGCCCGGGCCTTCTCGGCGAGGCGTTCCATTACTCGCCCGCTCCGTCGTCGCCGAGTTCTTCCTCGATAGGCACACGTGCGCTTTCAACCGTCTGCTCTTCCCAGATCTGCTCGACCGAGACGAAGTCGGTGGCGGCGGGATCGCTGATGATCCGGGCGATGGCACCATCGTCGGTAATCTGGTCCACCATGGCAACGGCGACATTGGGCCGAAAGAACCCGCCCGCACCGCTGGTCACGAAAATGTCGCCCTTTTTGAGCGGATTGATGCCGAGATTGATCAGGCGGATGTTGATAAGCCCGTCGCCGCGCCCCTCCGCGAAGGCTGCGACATTGTCCTTCACGCGCCTGACCGGCACTACGCTTTCGCTGTCGGTCAGCAACAAAACGCGTGCCGTATTGTCCGATACTTCGAGTACCCGCCCGACGAAACCGCGCGGCGCTCGCACCGGCATGCCGGGCTGCACTCCATCGGCACTCCCTGCACCGATATAGGCGAAGCGCCGCGTGCTCGCGGCAGAGGAACCGACCAGGCGCGTCACGGCAATGGGCGGTGCATCCCTGTCGGCAATTTCGAGCAATGCGCGCAGGCGGTCGTTTTCCTGCTCGAGCGCCTTGGCTTCGGCCAGCCGGATGCGTGCCAGTTCGACTTCGCGGCGAAGGGTTGCATTCTGGCTGCCGGCTTCGAGATAGCCTTGCACCGCCTCGATGAAACTCTGGCCTTCGTCCCGCGCCACGGCTGTCGCCCGGCCCGGAGGCGCGACGACTTCGGCTGCGCCCCCGCGCAAGCCGGAAAAGGCATTGGGGCTGAGCAGGGAGACGAGCAACAGGACAGCACCGATCACCGCGCCGATCGCGGCGATAACATATCCCGTAAACTGCCCGTATTGCGCCCTGCGAGAATGCCCCGAGCGCCGTGACGAAGGCGGCGCCATGTCCTGCCTCCTTCGCCTTAGGCGGTCATCAACACGCCGCGGTAGATCGGATCTTCCATCGCGCGCCCGGTGCCGACCGCGACGCAGGACAGCGGGTCCTCAGCGATACTGACCGGCAGGCCGGTCTCTTCACGCAGATGATCGTCGAGCCCGGCGATCAAGGCTCCGCCGCCGGTAAGGACGATGCCTTGGTCGACAATGTCGGCTGCGAGCTCTGGTGCGGTGTTCTCCAGCGCAATCCGCACGCCTTCGACAATGGCACCGATCGGCTCGCTCAGGGCCTCGGCGATGTGCGCCTGATTGATAGTGATCTCTTTCGGAACGCCATTGACGAGGTCGCGGCCCTTGATGGTGATCGTTTCGCCGATCCCGTCCGCGGGGGCGACGGCGATGCCGTAATCTTTTTTGATTCGCTCGGCCGTGCTTTCGCCGATCAGCAGGTTGTGGTGTCGCCGGACATAGGAGACGATCGCTTCGTCCATCTTGTCACCGCCGGTGCGGACAGAGGTCGTATAGGCCAGTCCGCGCAGCGAGAGGACAGCGACTTCGGTCGTGCCGCCGCCGATATCGACGACCATCGAACCCACAGGTTCGGTCACCGGCATGTCGGCGCCGATCGCAGCCGCCATCGGTTCGAGGATCAGGTAGACCTGCGAAGCACCGGCGTTCGACGCGGCATCGCGGATCGCGCGGCGTTCGACCGAGGTCGAGCCGGACGGCACACAGATCGTGATCTCGGGATAGCGGAACAGGCTCTTCTTCCCGTGCACCTTGCGGATGAAGTGCTTGATCATTTCCTCGGCGATTTCGATGTCGGCGATCACACCGTCGCGCAGCGGGCGGATCGCCTCGATGCTGTCCGGGGTCTTGCCCATCATCATCTTCGCATCGTCGCCCACGGCCTTGACGCGCTTGATCCCGTTGATCGTTTCGATGGCAACCACCGACGGTTCGTTGAGGATAATGCCCTGGTCCTGCACGTAAACCAGAGTGTTGGCGGTGCCCAGGTCGATGGCCATGTTCTGGGAGCCGAATTTCAGGAGGTTGGAAAAGAAACTCATCGCGGTCGGAAATCCGTAAGCTTATGCGCGGGATGCCTCGCAAAGTTGCGAAAAAGGCAATCCCTGATGGTGGGGACGAGGTCCCTTACCGAGTCGCGCCGCAAAAGGCCAAGAATTTATCCCCAGTTCCGGTGCAAAATTCGCACCTCGGCTCGAAATCCAAGCGGCTCGTCGTTAGGTTGCGCAAATGCCGACTATTCGCCGCCTTCCCGAAGCCCTCGTCAACCGTATTGCCGCGGGTGAAGTGGTAGAGCGTCCTTCGGCGGCGCTCAAGGAACTGGTCGAGAATGCCGTCGATGCCGGTGCCACGCGGATTGCCGTTCACCTGATCGATGGCGGGCTGACGCGGATCGAAGTCACCGACGATGGCTGCGGTATGGATCCGGCGGCGATGGAACTGGCGCTGGAGCGACACGCAACGTCCAAACTACCCGACGATTTGATCGGTGAGGCGCAGGCGATCGAACGGGTGGCGACGCTGGGTTTTCGGGGCGAGGCCCTGCCATCGATCGGCAGCGTTTCGCGCTTTGCTCTGGAAAGCAGGCCGCACGGTTCGGAGCAGGGCTGGCGACGGGTCGTCGATCACGGCACTTTGGTAGAGGAAGGTCCTGCCGCGCTTCCACCGGGAACGCGCGCCCGGATCGAACAGGTTTTCGCCAAGGTGCCCGCACGGCGCAAGTTCCTGCGCACGCCGCGCAGCGAGTACGGCGCCTGTCTCGACGTCATCCGCCGCCTTGCCATGGCACGGCCCGACATCGGCTTCACGCTCGATCATGGCGAACGACGGGTCTTCGCGCTGCAACCGGGTGAAGAACTGCCCGATCGCGTCGCGCAAATCGTCGCGCCCGAGCTCAAGGACAATGCCGTGCTGCTCGACATGCAGCGCGATACGATGACGCTGACCGGGATCGCAGGCCTACCGACCTACAATCGCGGCGTTGCGGATCACCAGTACCTGTTCGTCAACGGGCGTCCGGTGAAGGATCGCCTGCTGGTCGGCGCGGTGCGCGGGGCCTATTCGGACATGCTGGCGCGTGACCGGCATGCGGTGCTGGCGCTCTTCCTCGACCTGCCTTCCGAGGATGTCGATGTAAACGTTCACCCGGCCAAAACCGAAGTACGCTTCCGTGATGCTCAGGCCGTGCGCGGGTTTATCGTATCGGGTCTGAGGCAAGCGCTCTCGACCGGCGACAGACGAAGCGCGCAGGGGCCGGACCGCACGGCGATGAAGCGCTGGCAGCAGGAGCCTGTCAGGGAAGAACCATCACCGGCGCTTCGCTCCATCTTCGAAGGCCGCGGCTGGAGCAAGCCCGGCACAGGGGTCCGCGAACCCTCGCACGAATGGCACAGCCACGAAGGCGAGGTCATCGCTTCACCGCAGGGTAGGGCGGTTGAAGCAGAAGACATCGCCGCGGATGCGAAACAGCATTTTCCGTTGGGTGTGGCGCGGGGGCAGGTCGCCAATACCTACATCGTGGCCGAGGCCGCGGACGGGCTGGTGCTGGTCGATCAGCACGCTGCGCATGAGCGGCTTGTGCTGGAAAGGCTCAAGGCCGCCGGAGCGGGCGAGGCGGTTTCCCGGAGCCAAGCGCTGTTGATGCCCGAAGTCGTCGAACTGGACGAGCCGTCCTGCGACCGACTCGAAAGCGCTGCCGAGAAGCTCGACGCCATGGGTCTTTCGATCGAGCGTTTCGGACCCGGCGCGATGCTGGTTCGGTCGCTGCCACACGCGCTGGCAGGCTCCAACCCGGGCAAGCTGCTGCAGGATATTGCCGACGACCTCGCCAAGCATGGCGATGCGCTGTGGCTCGAGGAGAAACTCGATCTCGTTCTAGGGACCATGGCCTGCCACGGTTCGGTCAGGGCGGGGCGCACCCTGCGGGTCGACGAGATGAACGCGCTGCTGCGCGAGATGGAGCGCACGCCGCGTTCGGGCCAGTGCAATCACGGGCGCCCGACATGGGTCAAGCTCAGTATGGAAGACGTCGAGAAACTGTTCGGGAGGCATTGATGCGCTTGGTTTGTATTGCTCCCGTCCTCATCATCTCTGCCTGTACGGAACCGGAGATGAGCGAGGCCGAGCGGCAGGAGATCGTGGCGGACGTCAAGGACGCGCAGATCGTGCCGGCGGAAGAGATTTCGCTCGACGCGATCGATTTCGCGGACATCGAACAGGCCGACATTTTCGGTGCCGGTTGCAA carries:
- the mreD gene encoding rod shape-determining protein MreD; the protein is MERLAEKARADQYGRRINRDHSPLLLTIIPWGSILIASVLPFFVVTASIPLVPPLGFLFLLGWRLVRPGVLPVWAGFPLGLWADLFSGQPFGCSIVLYSLALIAIEAIEARFPWRDFAQDWAMATLILLAFLTIGAILSGADVSMPMLIGLVPQALLSIFVFPIIAVMVAGLDRLRLLRVRVIG
- the mreC gene encoding rod shape-determining protein MreC is translated as MAPPSSRRSGHSRRAQYGQFTGYVIAAIGAVIGAVLLLVSLLSPNAFSGLRGGAAEVVAPPGRATAVARDEGQSFIEAVQGYLEAGSQNATLRREVELARIRLAEAKALEQENDRLRALLEIADRDAPPIAVTRLVGSSAASTRRFAYIGAGSADGVQPGMPVRAPRGFVGRVLEVSDNTARVLLLTDSESVVPVRRVKDNVAAFAEGRGDGLINIRLINLGINPLKKGDIFVTSGAGGFFRPNVAVAMVDQITDDGAIARIISDPAATDFVSVEQIWEEQTVESARVPIEEELGDDGAGE
- a CDS encoding rod shape-determining protein, producing MSFFSNLLKFGSQNMAIDLGTANTLVYVQDQGIILNEPSVVAIETINGIKRVKAVGDDAKMMMGKTPDSIEAIRPLRDGVIADIEIAEEMIKHFIRKVHGKKSLFRYPEITICVPSGSTSVERRAIRDAASNAGASQVYLILEPMAAAIGADMPVTEPVGSMVVDIGGGTTEVAVLSLRGLAYTTSVRTGGDKMDEAIVSYVRRHHNLLIGESTAERIKKDYGIAVAPADGIGETITIKGRDLVNGVPKEITINQAHIAEALSEPIGAIVEGVRIALENTAPELAADIVDQGIVLTGGGALIAGLDDHLREETGLPVSIAEDPLSCVAVGTGRAMEDPIYRGVLMTA
- the mutL gene encoding DNA mismatch repair endonuclease MutL, encoding MPTIRRLPEALVNRIAAGEVVERPSAALKELVENAVDAGATRIAVHLIDGGLTRIEVTDDGCGMDPAAMELALERHATSKLPDDLIGEAQAIERVATLGFRGEALPSIGSVSRFALESRPHGSEQGWRRVVDHGTLVEEGPAALPPGTRARIEQVFAKVPARRKFLRTPRSEYGACLDVIRRLAMARPDIGFTLDHGERRVFALQPGEELPDRVAQIVAPELKDNAVLLDMQRDTMTLTGIAGLPTYNRGVADHQYLFVNGRPVKDRLLVGAVRGAYSDMLARDRHAVLALFLDLPSEDVDVNVHPAKTEVRFRDAQAVRGFIVSGLRQALSTGDRRSAQGPDRTAMKRWQQEPVREEPSPALRSIFEGRGWSKPGTGVREPSHEWHSHEGEVIASPQGRAVEAEDIAADAKQHFPLGVARGQVANTYIVAEAADGLVLVDQHAAHERLVLERLKAAGAGEAVSRSQALLMPEVVELDEPSCDRLESAAEKLDAMGLSIERFGPGAMLVRSLPHALAGSNPGKLLQDIADDLAKHGDALWLEEKLDLVLGTMACHGSVRAGRTLRVDEMNALLREMERTPRSGQCNHGRPTWVKLSMEDVEKLFGRH